atgggagaggcctttgtcctgcagtggacatagtcaggctgatgatgatggtaccCACTTCacccataattcctcatcatcgtcagccactgcatggacaatttgcacaaaattccttgcaagtgtttagcgaataccacgcttctcagaagaattacaaaaaatagcatagctaatgccggcctgctacccaaaagtttattatcaaTGCCCTattgggtatcaagcaagtgtgcttgcagtagttgcccaatgagtgttttgaaaaggctctgaaaggccgctcttctagctcttgctgtaactgtgctgtgccttatgcgcaggcgtggcgttttttttttaaataattattattattatttgccgCTTATTTCTATACACGAAACATAAACCATGTAGCACAGAGAAACTGTCGTCATGTTAGGCACAAAGTAAACGCAGCTGGTGGTAACATCACTTTGTCACCACTGCACGTGGTTAGTTCTTTAATTTGTGACCAGCATCTGTACCACAGCTTCCAAAAGCAGTCAGGCTTCGTTGTCTTAATTTGGAGCGACATTATGGGATAAACATTACTACTTACGCATTATCCGTTAAGGATATGCAGGTCTAACTTAGCACATTTGCCTGTACTGTAGCTTGCATCTCACATGAACTGTAGTTCTAATTTTTTTACATGAAGACTTAATCTAATCGGGGGTCGTACATTTTAGCTATGTGTCCAACACACTCTGTATAGAGAAATAGTGGAACGAGGGAACAATGCACAAGCTGCCTGCCTTGCTTATACTGCCCTTTCTCGCTATGTGATGGCATTTTTCAGATTTTAAATCGTCTGAACATGCCCTTAATATTAAGATTAAATAGTCATTAAGTTAAGCAGTGTTTTGCATTGTACGCACAAATTCATTGCGAGCTGTCATTTTACCcttgctgccgttttttttttaatgacctGCGAGGTAATTTTTTCAGAAGGCAGATATCTTGAGTGGGAGAAAGATTATTGGCTGTTGATTTATACAAAGGTAGCATTTTTGTGAACTCATTGAAAATCCTTGGTTAGAGATCACCTGACGCAACCTGTGTAATGTTTTCAGGGAAATGGGAAGTGGAAGCGTCTTCCAAAAGCCACTTGAGAGGAGATCTAGGCCTTGTCCTCAAGGTAGACAGTTTGGTTTGACCTGTTTTGTCCAACGCGATAATACAATGTGATCTGTGCATCGATTTGATTAACCTGGTCTTTTACAGTCCAAAGCACATCACCATGCAATTGCGTCAAAGTTGAGCAAGCCATTTACCTTCGACCACAAACCCTTCGTACTTCAGTGAGTATTCCCACTATCCAATTGGAGTGTACGCTTATTTTCAACGCATGCGGTCTTGTAGCTACATGGCACGCCGGTTTTATAACTACACTGTTTTGTGACCAGCGAGGTTTGCTTGAGGTTGTCGAGAACCCCTTGCTGTCGATGACATTTTACCATGTTCAGTTTGGAGATAAAaattatttaaaaacaaaatgttacaGAAATTGTCAATTCCCAGATCCTAAAGTAACACTGTAATGATTAAGCAAAGTTTCATTACAAAATATGATGTAGCAATGTAGAACCTATaaaattaaagggacactaatgcGAAACAGCAATCCAGTTTAGATTAATAAACAGTACTCTGAGAACCAATACAATTTATCAGTAGAGGAGAAAGTCGTGTGTTTTAATTTCTCGCTGAAATCTGCGTGCATGACTTCATAGATTTCAAAGTGTACTTTGTCTTATTTGGCATTATTGGTTAATGAGGTTTGCTGAAACTTGCTAAGCTAAGTCTATATATAGTTCCTTAAATGACAATGTACTTCACTTTTTACTGATCAGGAACACCATCATTATTTGTGTAGTAATTTCTAGGTATCCTTTTCTCGTGCGATTTCTCGCTTAGCGAGCATCTTCTTGAAATGAGCATCGTGATTTTGGTATTCCAAAAATGCAATTTACTAGTACAAAAGAATTGTTTTTCTATTAATTGCTCTTTTAGATTCTGATAATTACTCAGTGAGAAACTGACTGAACTTTTTTCAGGCCTGTCAAAATTTGCAGAAATTTACGTGTCCACTTCAGGTTTTGGTGTTTGACTGCACTTGGCGTTTGGCACTGAGCACTCATTCACTTAACGTTGTGTGCCAGGTATGAAGTGCAGTTCCAGGAAGGCCAGGATTGTGGCGGAGCCTACTTAAAACTCCTTTCCAACTTGGACGAGAACAAAGACCTGAAGCAGTTCCATGACAAGTCCCCATACACCATCATGTTCGGACCGGACAAGTGCGGTTCTGACCATCAGGTAAATGTTTTGCACAATCACCTGCTACTCAAACAAGTCATTTAAGGTTGCAtctcgaaaaaaaagaaatcttggcATTTATATATCAACTTCATCTTACAACTTTGCAAAATATATTATTATGCTAAATACCTGTCTGTACTGAGGCCCCTTAGTTTTTCTGCAGATTTTGCGAATATATTTCAGAATTCTTGTATCTGCTATTAATGAGCTCACTGCATCTCTTAATGTTCTTAACTTCATGCTATATAACTCAAAAGTAGAAGCAAGTGGCCCTGATAATCATTTACAAACTTATAAATGGATCATCTGGAATACAAACGGCAGTGTACTTGGTGTAAACAGCAAGACTGCTGGTTCAGTGTACTTTCGATGTTGCTAAAGCATTGGATCATGGTGTACAGGTTCATGCTGATGCATTTTTTCTTAAACTTGACTTCAGCATTCTAGACTGCTGGTCACTGCTAACTACAATACAACATTGGCCTTTTCTTTCATAATCCTAAACTTATGGACTGGATTGGCAGTTTTCTCTCTAGTTGTTCGCAGTatgtttttatgtattttttctgCTGCTCTTGTGCTTACCAGTGCTGTTATCGACCTTCTCTTGTTTTGGTTTATATTAATATTTGATGCTAAATATAACTGTTGACGTAAATATCTACACTGAAGGCTGTTGTCGTGAAATGGACTCTCCTGAAAGTCATTTTGTTCTGCATTCTGTCTCGCACATTTGGTTGTGGTGTGATGCCATTTTGATTGGACTCTTTAAGTATAGATCCTCAAGAGACCATAGCTACTAGTGTTTGTAACACTTCTATGCCCAATTGTTGAATATGCATCTGTAGTGGGGAACCCTTTTCAGTAAAGCGGTATTACCAATACTGAGTCCCTACAGAATAAAGCCAGAAGATGTAAGGCTGTAGATGTGACTGGTACTCGTCACACTCTTTTAGCTTCTCTGGCCTTAGTCTTGCCCATCTCAACAAGTCACCAGATTGAAAGTTTAAGGCTTCTACACACTTTAACTGATCCCACTTGTGCTTTCAGTTCTTGCAACCTAAGCCTTTAAAATTTCCACCTATGACGGAGATGTGGAGATTTTTTGTTCAACAATATTGCGTGCACAAAAACGGGACTTGCACTTCTTGACCCTTTTCATGCAGAAATTTTGGCATGAATTTGCTGAATTTGCAGAGGTGCCAGGAAAGCTGAAGAATCTAGTAGCTGCAACAATTCTAAACTCGTCGATTTTGTGAGGCAtttagcgagaaaaaaaatgtgtaagCATATAGTGTgcttgtgcgttttttttttttagctatcCAGTAGTTTTAGTATTTTGTAGCTGTGGGATTTCAGCTGCACTCCTTTTTTTGTGCAGCTGCATTTCATCTTTCGCCATCGCAACCCCCGGAACGGCAGCTATGAAGAGAAGCACTGGAAGAAGTCCAAGAGTGTGTCAAAGTTTGACGAAATCTTCAAGGACAAAAAACCACATCTGTTCACACTAGGCAAGTGCAGCATTGCTTTTCTCACTTGTGAACATGTGAAAACCTGGTACGCTTGTGAGCAAATGAATAATGTGGGTAAAAAGTTACTTGATTATACAGAGTACAATAGTTTTGATAAAACTACGTGCCACTCTTATAAAAAAACAACTCTTACTAAGCAAACCAGTACAGTAGAACCTTGCTAAATGAAACCTGAAAAATGTTCGATTTAACTGGAGTTTAGGGGCACAGGCATGTAGGCATACAAATACTTAAGCGAGCAAATTAGAGGCAGTTGCTCAGTCGGTGATTCAATTTACCGAGATTTTGCTGTGTTTTACTGAAGTCTTTTCTCGCTATCTGCTCATTTATGCCCTTTCCCAACTCTTCGAAGCAGTGCTAAGTCTTTCACCTTGCACTAGTGGCATGGTCTTTCAATCCATTTTTGAGGCAACATGAACAGTGTTAAGTGCAAATTAAAGCATTCTCTGCCATGTTGAATATGTGTACAATGTGGGACCTTTTGCTAATGGGATGAATGGATGTTTTCCGTTCACTACTTCTTTTGTACATTAGGCATCTGGAAGGTGTATCGCAACGCAGGCCTTTCTGAGCATATCTGAAGCGCAATCAACTTATGGCCCCATATATAATAACAGGTTGTATAAAGATAACAGGCATACTTTTGCCTTTGACATCATACGTGGGGGTTcataaaatcttttttttttgacttaCATCAAATGGTGGACGTACCATTGTTAACTGAATGACTGGCAACCTTGCTCTTTTTTTGGCACCTCATTCAGAAAGTAGTCGACACTGATTACACAAAAGGACAAATTACAGGCAGCAACATAGTAGTTCACAGGACATTTGGCTGGCAGTCCCAgcagtgcaagcaaatagtcatTAGAGCCTGGGTGTTTTGTTCAAACAGTCGTACTGGATGTTCTTTTGGTGCTATTACCTTGTCTGGACATTTAGAATTCTTTATAAACCAGGGGGTTTTGAAGGATAAATTTCCTGAACAGAATTGAATTACTAATAATGTTCCCGAATATGGAACGAAATACATATTATTTCATAACATATTATTTCAGCTATTTACATATCACTACATAGTTACATAGTTATTTGCATAGTTACATATTATTTCAGTTATTTCTGGACAACAAAGCCACTTAAGTCTCCGAAATAGCTGCTGCTGATAactaagaacaacaacaacaaaaaagaggggGTGCGGTGCGGAGAAGCATCATGGTATTTGATATATACTGTCCGTTGATCATCTGTACATCTTTGACGTAGTGCGAAACAAAACACTGACATGAGAAGGCAAATAAAAACACCACGCTGCTATTATGTTAATTAAAGGATGTAAATTCATAGTATATAGCACTGTATATTGTATTAAAAGGTTGAAAGCATGTTGTAAGTGACCCGCTCAGTTTTACATGCCTATGTTGAAACATTCTCATGCGACATGAACATTGTCGAGCTCAAGATGTTGACCTCACCAGTTAGTCGGAAGCTCTAGcccagtggttctcaaatgggggtccgCAAAGCCGTTTCTATGATCCGCGATACGCTcaccagcattttttttaagtgtgactGTGCACATATTGATGGAACTGTCGGAAGTCAATTGATGTGGCAcgtttgatgtttttggtagcatTGAAAGGCACCTGTCTCTCGCTCCAATTGTGTTAATTTAACTACCTACCCACCCACCTCTCCTCTCCGCTGCAAGGGGTCCCTCATCACTTCCACCAATCCACAAGGGATTCCAGACACATTCATGGTGGAGAAATACTGCTCTAGCCCATGTGCAGCCATTCAATTTTCCCTGTAGTGCAACCATGTGGAAGATCATCATTTTCATTGTCTTTTTTCCGTGAGAATCTGATCAACCAACTTGATAGCAGTATGATTACCTTGTAAAGTTAATATCTGCACATCCCATAAAGATGATATTTTACAGCAATTACTACAATATTTTCAAAAGTTACTGGCACTATTAGTTAACATGGTTATTTCTCgtgttatatataaaaaaaggatCCTGCATGTAATGTTATCAAGCACTTAGCGATGATCCAAGCAGTGGTAGGTCTGCTGTTGCGGCATTGCTTTACTCAGCAAGAACTTCTGGGCCTTGTTATTGGCAGTGCTGTCACCTGACAACAAGTTTGAGATTCTCGTGGATCAGCGAAGTGAGGCCAAGGGAAGCCTCCTGGAGGACTTCGAGCCACCAGTCAACCCCCCGAAGGAAGTGGAAGACCCCAACGACAAACGCCCCGAAGACTGGGACGAGCGCGAGAAGGTGCCCGACCCAAATGCGGTCAAGCCCGACGACTGGGACGAGGATGCACCTCGAGAGATCCCTGACCCCGACGCCAAGAAGCCTGTCGGCTGGCTCGATGACGAGCCGAAGCTGGTGCCAGATGCGACGGCTGAACGGCCCAAGGTGAGACCTGCGAATGTATTGTTACATCTTTGGAAGGGTTTTTTGCTGTAACCTGTATTATTGCATGGAGATGCAATACAGATTGCTGCAGTTTCCCTTTCTCTTATTTAGGATTGGGATGATGACATGGACGGTGACTGGGAGCCACCACTGGTCAACAACCCCAAGTGCGAAGCTGTGGGCTGCGGAGAGTGGAAGCCACCCATGATCAGCAACCCGCGCTACAAGGGAAAATGGAGGGCACCGCTTGTTGACAACCCGAACTACAAGGGCAAGTGGAAGCCACGCAAGATCCCCAACCCAGACTTCTTTGAAGACCAGAATCCCTTCCGCATGACTGCCATTGTGAGTTCATCTCTGCAGTAGCTCAAAGTATTGGGGAAATGTTATCCCTATGAAATACTTGTTTAAGTAATCGCCTACAGTGCAAATGGGGTGCCGTACAAACTGCGGTAGAGGGCTGGCTATGGGATGTTCTGCTATGACACACCCCAATGTTGTCTTGATGACACTGTGCCTTTAAAAGATCATTCAACTGATATTGCTTAGCATGCAGCAACGAAACTCGCAAGGTcccttatgcattcgcctaaaactgcttaggcaaatgtgtgtgtgcgtgtaataTATGAACTTATAAAATTTTGAATGCTAAAATTTTTCAGCCTTCCATTTTTCAGACTTCTTGCCCAAATTTATGGTTCAAAAGAGCATTAAGCGAGCCCTCGCCTCTGCCAAATCTATAATCTCCATGTTAGAACCAGCATTTTCTTGAATCAACACATTTGTGACCATAGCAGACCCTCAAATACGAGTGTCGGAATGAAGCCTGTTGAAAATCTGAAGGAGCCACTGTCAATCAAACGTTCACTGTATCGGTCTTTGGGAAGATCGAATAGTAAAACTTTAGTATGAATCAAATCGAATCTAAACACtattcaaaaaatatttgcaatttcgaatattcgcacacccttACTGCTTGAATACTGTGCATTGAATCAAAAGCTCTTTTGTGAAAGTACATatgttgcagagtttccagcgaTTTTGTTGCAGTAGTACCTTTTTATTATGCCAAATGATTTTTCCTTCCAGGCAGCTGTGGGCCTCGAGCTTTGGTCCATGTCCGATGGAATCCTTTTTGACAACATCATCATCACCGATGACACTGTGGTGGCCGACCAGTGGGCTGCTGACACTTGGGTCCTTAAAAAGGAAGCTGGGGACCTTGAAACGGTATGTCCTGCTGTTCATCGAGTGCATGTATACTAGGGTCCTTAAGTCAACGGGACCAAACAGGTTGTCACATTCCTTGCTGGAAGAGAAACTTGGACGAGTTTGTGGCGCTTCTGAACTGACAATCTACAGCACTGAACAGATGTGGGCAGAGGAAAGACAAGCACTTGTgtggtgatcttttttttttttttttcaatgtcatTGTCTGTCTAGTTCTGTAGCTTGTCAGTAATGTATTACAACAGTTGCTGTTTCGGTTTCTGCATTTCATGTTAGAAAGCTGATAAAATTTATAGCGTAGTTTTTATTGATTAAATTTTATAAAATCTTGATAGGGTACCTTTACATTTCATTAGTTTCGATCCTCACATAAATCCAGTTGTTAGTGGTCAGGGTAGTGTTC
The nucleotide sequence above comes from Rhipicephalus microplus isolate Deutch F79 chromosome 2, USDA_Rmic, whole genome shotgun sequence. Encoded proteins:
- the LOC119170054 gene encoding calmegin isoform X1 — its product is MHLPGMRCPRELQVMYLGCAFLVILALPGSLGVPEEKKPAPKTETPQAIVYNIPKPVGFAHIAEHFDDVEAFKERWVLSEAKKDGAEESLAKYDGKWEVEASSKSHLRGDLGLVLKSKAHHHAIASKLSKPFTFDHKPFVLQYEVQFQEGQDCGGAYLKLLSNLDENKDLKQFHDKSPYTIMFGPDKCGSDHQLHFIFRHRNPRNGSYEEKHWKKSKSVSKFDEIFKDKKPHLFTLVLSPDNKFEILVDQRSEAKGSLLEDFEPPVNPPKEVEDPNDKRPEDWDEREKVPDPNAVKPDDWDEDAPREIPDPDAKKPVGWLDDEPKLVPDATAERPKDWDDDMDGDWEPPLVNNPKCEAVGCGEWKPPMISNPRYKGKWRAPLVDNPNYKGKWKPRKIPNPDFFEDQNPFRMTAIAAVGLELWSMSDGILFDNIIITDDTVVADQWAADTWVLKKEAGDLETDGMFMRLVKYTNKYPWLWAVYVIVLGLPLVLIITFCCSSSQDKKVSAAAAQHKKSDDAPVAEEMAEPVAAEEQGTALIEEVEEEVEDEEPGAKGADSANAASGDKETTASSNEEGDGVDGEDGAGDSKRSPRRRRPRRE
- the LOC119170054 gene encoding calmegin isoform X2; translated protein: MYLGCAFLVILALPGSLGVPEEKKPAPKTETPQAIVYNIPKPVGFAHIAEHFDDVEAFKERWVLSEAKKDGAEESLAKYDGKWEVEASSKSHLRGDLGLVLKSKAHHHAIASKLSKPFTFDHKPFVLQYEVQFQEGQDCGGAYLKLLSNLDENKDLKQFHDKSPYTIMFGPDKCGSDHQLHFIFRHRNPRNGSYEEKHWKKSKSVSKFDEIFKDKKPHLFTLVLSPDNKFEILVDQRSEAKGSLLEDFEPPVNPPKEVEDPNDKRPEDWDEREKVPDPNAVKPDDWDEDAPREIPDPDAKKPVGWLDDEPKLVPDATAERPKDWDDDMDGDWEPPLVNNPKCEAVGCGEWKPPMISNPRYKGKWRAPLVDNPNYKGKWKPRKIPNPDFFEDQNPFRMTAIAAVGLELWSMSDGILFDNIIITDDTVVADQWAADTWVLKKEAGDLETDGMFMRLVKYTNKYPWLWAVYVIVLGLPLVLIITFCCSSSQDKKVSAAAAQHKKSDDAPVAEEMAEPVAAEEQGTALIEEVEEEVEDEEPGAKGADSANAASGDKETTASSNEEGDGVDGEDGAGDSKRSPRRRRPRRE